TTTATCATTTTTGCTATTTATATTGATAAGTCTGGCAACACTGACGGTAAATGGTGATTTTTTATCTATCGAAAGTTATCCGCATTCGCCTTCCAAACAGGATGAAATCACACCTTCTGACTCGATATACTCTAGTGAAATCAATATGGCCAATAAAACGTACTGAGTAATTGATGCATAAAAAAACAGCGTGAATAAAAATTTTCACGCTGTTTTCTACCGTTATTCTAAATAGCCCATTTTTTATCTTCTGTAAAACTTACGGTTAACCATGGGTCATAGGGGATTGGCTGTAATGCTTTGTAAATTTCTTCCCTTACAGCATCTGTATCTTTAATGGTAGTAATACGAGTACCGTCATCGGTAATAAAGTCAATTTCAATAAAAAGTGCTGTTCCTACTTTGCTAACTCTACAAAATGATTCTCGAAAACGATATTTACTTCTGATTTCTGATACTATTTTATTCATCTTTTGCTGCATTTTATCTTCCGGTGCCATGCGCATCAGCTCTCTAAATCCACCAAGCATTGACTGAATAGGTGCCTTTATTAAAAATAAAGATATCACCAGCACCATAATAGGGTCCATGTAAGGAACAATTCCAGCCAAAGGTGTTTTCCCAAGTACTCCTGCCAGCATAAATCCCAACGTACTTCCCAGGGATATCAGCCCATCCGTTTTCCATTCTAAAGCTTCCATTTTCAATATATCTGACTGTATATTTTTACCTTTTCTACGTAGAAATAAAAAAACCATTAAACAAAACATAGCCGAGAACCCTACGTAAACCAAGGTATAGTTTATCTTTACTTCACGCCCACCATTCAAGAGATCTTGGATCGCAAACGTGACGGTTGTTAATACCAGCCCTATCATAACAAAGGATTTCAAGAATATAATAGCCGGTTCAGCCATGTTTTTCCCAAAGGGAAATCTTTTTGTTTCGCTTTCTGTCTCTCTCTCGATAAAATTAACAACCCATAGGGACATCCCCGATAATCCTACCGCCAAAAATGAATAGAGCCCATCTAAGAGGATCATCCTTGAATTTGTTAAGTAGCCCCAAAAAATTCCTGTAACCGCAAATAGGATCGTTCCCGCCATTGACATTTTTATCATTTTTTTAATAAATTGCGCATGATCTGCTTCATCTGCTTCATCCGCTTCCATACATAACTTCCTTTCTTTTGTGTTCCCATCAACTTACTCACATTTCAACGCCGTTATTGAAAAGTTCATTAAATCTTTTTGATAATCGACCACCTTATCTTTTTTGCCCTCAAACAGGTAAGCTTGTTCAGCAATGCCTTCCATTAACTCAACCAATATTTTTGCAATCATTGATGGTTGCATATCCTGACGGATATCTTTTCGCCGTTGTGCTTTCTCAATCCGTTCTTCCAACCACTCATAGTATGGAATATATATCTGTTCCCATTCCTGAAAAAAACCAGTCGTTGCCATTCCTGAATAGCACAGACCTAATACATCCCGATAAAGATAGGTTATTTCAAAAGTAATTTCAATAATATTCTTCAACTGGTTTCGAAATGGTTCTTCCTCTGATATGCGGCCTTTCATTTCTTTTAGCATATGTAGCAACATTTTCTCAGCAATATCAGGAACCAATGCATTTTTGGATTCGTAATATAAGTAAAATGTGCCTTGTGCGACTCCCGCTTCTTTTACAACATCAGAAACCTTTGTTTTTTCCAGACCTTTTAGTGAAAGCACTTTAATGGCTGCTTCTCTAATCCTGTTCTTTTTACTATTTATCACTTCTCTTTCTTCTATAATAGACCATCCTTCCATTGACTGACTCTCAGTCATTATTATAGCATAAGTCTTCTCACTTAGCAAGCAAGGCTTTCCAAGCATCTACTAAGCCTTGCCTTTATCTACAAGATTGGTTACTTTGTCTCAAAAGGAATTTAATGTTTCCATTGTTTGGCCAATCGACTCTCTTATCGTCCATCTTGCCCTATGATCATAGGGGGTATTATCGCGGTTGATAATTAAAAGATCTTTTCCCCGATAATAATTAATCAGGCCTGCGGCTGGATGAACTACCAAAGAGCTTCCACCCACAATCAAAAAATCTGACTGAGAAATATGCCAAACGGCCGTCTCTAACACTTCCGTATCGAGAGATTCACCGTACAGGACAACATCCGGTCGGACGATCCCGTTACATGTTTTGCATTCTGGTATTCTGTCTTTCTGCTTTATCATCTCATCCAAGGTTTCTTTTTCCCCGCAATCAATACAATAGTTTTTCAACACAGATCCATGTACTTCTAATACATTTTGACTGCCTGCCATTTGATGCAACCCATCAATATTTTGGGTGATAATAGCTTTGAGTCTTCCTTGTTTTTCCCATTCAGCCAAAACTTTATGCGCTTTGTTCGGCTTTGCTTCTGGATAAACAAGATTGTTTAAGTAATACTCAAAGAAAACTTCCGGTTTATACCGAAGCATCCGATGACTTAATAACTCTTCTGGCGGATAACCTTTTGTATCTTTCTGATAAAGGCCTTGGGACGCAGATCGAAAATCAGGTATATGACTTTCGGTAGATGTTCCTGCTCCACCAAAAAAAACAATGTTTTCGGCTGCCTCAAGTTTTTCCTTAATTTCTTCTATTATCCTTTTATTCATGGACAACACCCCTTTTTAGGGTATCATATTTTTACTCATTATTAAAGAATCCTCTAATTTCTTTGATCAGTTATGATGTTTCTTCCTTTTGCTGTTGTTTGCACAAAATAAGATCGGGTATTGATTGTAACAGAACACTAAAAAATTATATACTGTCGTTGATATATTAATTCAAAGGAGGCTGTTAAGCATGAAATCAATGGAAGGTACCTTAAAAAACATAGTATTGGCTGGTATTGGAACTGTTTCCTATTCCTATGAAAAAGGAAAAACATTAATAGATGAAATGGTTGCCAAAGGTGAACTCACGATGAAGGAAGGCGAAGATTTAGCAGGAGAGCTTAAAGCTTTTTTTAACCGTGATGCTAAAAACAGAACGCGGCATTGGTTTGATGATACTATTAATCGAATCCTGGAGGAAATGCATGTGACCACAAAGGAAGAAACCAACCAGTTAAAAAAAGAAATTGATGCTATGGAATCCCGACTAACACTCTTAGAACAGCAAATAGCCACATTACAACAATCTGAGGACTAATAAAATCCAACAAAAATCCTTAAAGGAGTGACATAATGCCATGAAAGGTTCCGGTGAAGCCAGTCGTTTTAGAGAAATTGTTGCTGTTCTTATTAAGCATGGAATTCAAGAAGGTCTTAAAGGCATTCAAGATCCGGTTCAATGGCGTATGGCTCTGGAAGAACTTGGTCCTACCTTTGTTAAAATTGGTCAGATATTATCCAGCAGACCCGACTTGCTTTCAGAACCTTTTCTTATAGAGTTTCAAAAACTTCAAAATCATGTCAAGCCAGAAAGTTCCGACAATTCCCACTTCTTGATCCAACAAGAATTTGGTTTGACACCAGCGGAACTCTTTGACTATTTTGAACCAGAACCTTTTGCCAGTGCTTCTTTAGCCGTTGTTCATCGAGGAAAGCTTAAAACTGGAGAGGATGTAGCCGTAAAGATCCAACGGAAAGGTGTCCGCGAAATTATCCTGCGAGACATCCAATTGTTGCGCCGTTTAACTCGTTTTCTTCGGCCTTTATTGCATAGTCAAGTAATCAACCCGCAAGAGGTGGTGGATGAGCTTCGTGCTGCTGCAGAAAAAGAGTTGGATTTTTTGTTCGAAGCCAGTAATATGAAAATATTTCGTCACAACCACAACGATGAACCATCCATTAGTGCCCCTATCGTCTACGATGCTCTCACTACTTCAAAAGTCCTGACAATGGAATATATTGATGGTATGACATCTGTATCACGAAACAAATTACTCCAACATCATTATGATCCCGATCAGTTAGCGACTACCTTAGCCGATAACTATTTTAAGCAGGTTTTAGCCGATGGTTTTTTCCATGGTGATCCTCACCCGGGGAATTTTTTAATTCGCAAGAATCAAATTGTTTATATTGATTTTGGGCAGGTAGGCGTTTTGTCATCAAATATGCAAAAAAAACTTAATTATCTGCTGCTAGGTATTGCTGGAAGAAATATTGAACAGATCACACAAGCCGTACTCTCTATTGGTATCCGCCGTGGCGAAGTAAATAGTATGGCTCTCCATTCTGATCTTGAAAGGCTTTTTAACCGGTATATTGATCAGCCAATTTCAGATATTGAACTCACCTCTCTGCTTGATGAGCTGCTATTTACAGCTAGAAACAACCAATTAGCGATGCCTTCTGAATTTACCATGATGTTAAAAGGAATGATGACCTTAGAAGGTGTTCTAACAGACTTAGCTCCTAAAATCCAGTTAATGGATATTGCGGTTCCCTATTCACAAAAGCACTTGTTGACTGAACAT
This portion of the Tindallia magadiensis genome encodes:
- a CDS encoding NAD-dependent protein deacylase encodes the protein MNKRIIEEIKEKLEAAENIVFFGGAGTSTESHIPDFRSASQGLYQKDTKGYPPEELLSHRMLRYKPEVFFEYYLNNLVYPEAKPNKAHKVLAEWEKQGRLKAIITQNIDGLHQMAGSQNVLEVHGSVLKNYCIDCGEKETLDEMIKQKDRIPECKTCNGIVRPDVVLYGESLDTEVLETAVWHISQSDFLIVGGSSLVVHPAAGLINYYRGKDLLIINRDNTPYDHRARWTIRESIGQTMETLNSF
- a CDS encoding ABC1 kinase family protein; translation: MKGSGEASRFREIVAVLIKHGIQEGLKGIQDPVQWRMALEELGPTFVKIGQILSSRPDLLSEPFLIEFQKLQNHVKPESSDNSHFLIQQEFGLTPAELFDYFEPEPFASASLAVVHRGKLKTGEDVAVKIQRKGVREIILRDIQLLRRLTRFLRPLLHSQVINPQEVVDELRAAAEKELDFLFEASNMKIFRHNHNDEPSISAPIVYDALTTSKVLTMEYIDGMTSVSRNKLLQHHYDPDQLATTLADNYFKQVLADGFFHGDPHPGNFLIRKNQIVYIDFGQVGVLSSNMQKKLNYLLLGIAGRNIEQITQAVLSIGIRRGEVNSMALHSDLERLFNRYIDQPISDIELTSLLDELLFTARNNQLAMPSEFTMMLKGMMTLEGVLTDLAPKIQLMDIAVPYSQKHLLTEHTWKDELQDHLQAWFYVSRHLPRLPVKLTEVMNQALAGKLTVQMEHRNLEKSISALQDMVNRLVLSILIAALIVGSSIVINAEAGPTMRGISLIGFLGYAGSAVIGVWLIIAVLRSYRKK
- a CDS encoding TetR family transcriptional regulator; protein product: MEGWSIIEEREVINSKKNRIREAAIKVLSLKGLEKTKVSDVVKEAGVAQGTFYLYYESKNALVPDIAEKMLLHMLKEMKGRISEEEPFRNQLKNIIEITFEITYLYRDVLGLCYSGMATTGFFQEWEQIYIPYYEWLEERIEKAQRRKDIRQDMQPSMIAKILVELMEGIAEQAYLFEGKKDKVVDYQKDLMNFSITALKCE
- a CDS encoding cation diffusion facilitator family transporter, encoding MEADEADEADHAQFIKKMIKMSMAGTILFAVTGIFWGYLTNSRMILLDGLYSFLAVGLSGMSLWVVNFIERETESETKRFPFGKNMAEPAIIFLKSFVMIGLVLTTVTFAIQDLLNGGREVKINYTLVYVGFSAMFCLMVFLFLRRKGKNIQSDILKMEALEWKTDGLISLGSTLGFMLAGVLGKTPLAGIVPYMDPIMVLVISLFLIKAPIQSMLGGFRELMRMAPEDKMQQKMNKIVSEIRSKYRFRESFCRVSKVGTALFIEIDFITDDGTRITTIKDTDAVREEIYKALQPIPYDPWLTVSFTEDKKWAI
- a CDS encoding phasin family protein; this translates as MKSMEGTLKNIVLAGIGTVSYSYEKGKTLIDEMVAKGELTMKEGEDLAGELKAFFNRDAKNRTRHWFDDTINRILEEMHVTTKEETNQLKKEIDAMESRLTLLEQQIATLQQSED